The proteins below come from a single Mytilus edulis chromosome 5, xbMytEdul2.2, whole genome shotgun sequence genomic window:
- the LOC139525596 gene encoding DNA topoisomerase I, mitochondrial-like produces MESPMETEQPGMLEGAGDFVESQQSVAEMKAKLHETSSVNHIDESKQNGHLSNHNSSRKSEGHHSSSSSKHSSSHSSSKHKDGSSSSKHSSSSKHKDGSSSSSKHRDGHGSSSSKSKEGSSSSSSNKPSSSSSSSKHKEGGSSSSSKHREGHSSSSSHSKDKSQSSSSSSSKDKKESSSKSSGSSSDKHKSGSSSGDKHKSSSSSGDKHKSSSSSSDRHKSSSSSGDKHRSSSSSAEKHRDGSPSKHKEHREKERQKEDKENRVERQKEYDNIKEEPNEDIHKETMEVDIKSEPASPVKMSPTKAPKEETLSDDDEDIDVDDVPLSKRIKQEKPVKREQPESDDEDDQPLSARMESAKKVKKEKDTKKPKKRKSSNYDDDSEEEKPLKKKKKVKNVVKQEITSPKKKKKKGEEEKQEVWKWWEEERRADGVKWNFLEHKGVVFAPEYEPLPDDVHFYYDGKPMKLSEEAEEVATFYGRMLDHDYTTRDVFNKNFMKDWTKVMTSKEKEKIRDLKKCDFKEIDAYFKRKTEERKAMTKEEKLVIKKRNEEILLEYGTCTMDGHKEKIGNFRIEPPSLFRGRGDHPKQGMLKKRVLPRDVIINCSKNSEIPKPPPGHKWKEVRHDNTVSWLASWTESIQGQTKYVMLNAASRLKGEKDWQKYETARNLYKCVDQIREGYRNDWKSKEMRIRQRSVAMYFIDKLALRAGNEKEEGETADTVGCCSLRVEHLKLHEKYDDQEFVVEFDFLGKDSIRYYNRLPIEKRVFKNLSLFMENKQPGDDIFDRLNTGILNKHLHDLMDGLTAKVFRTFNASKTLQEQLKLLTDPDDPIPAKLLSYNRANRAVAVLCNHQRAAPKNFDKQMENMQNKITAKKDAIKEAKKGVKDAKADYKAMKSEKAKQNIEKKKKTVERLEEQLTKLEVQATDKDENKEIALGTSKLNYLDPRISVAWCKKWEVPIEKVYNKTQRDKFRWAIDMADETFEF; encoded by the exons ATGGAATCTCCGATGGAGACTGAACAACCTGGAATGCTTGAG GGTGCTGGTGATTTCGTTGAGAGCCAACAAAGCG TTGCTGAAATGAAAGCTAAATTACATGAGACCAGCAGTGTGAACCATATTGATGAGTCGAAACAGAATGGACATTTGAGCAACCATAACTCTTCTAGGAAAAGTGAGGGACACCACAGTTCCTCAAGTTCAAAGCATTCCTCATCCCACAGTTCATCCAAGCATAAAGATGGTTCAAGCTCCAGTAAACACAGCAGCAGCAGCAAACACAAGGATGGGAGTTCTTCTAGCAGCAAGCATCGTGATGGACATGGCTCAAGTAGTAGCAAAAGCAAGGAAGGGAGCTCATCAAGCTCTTCCAACAAACCTAGTAGCAGCAGCTCTAGTAGTAAACATAAGGAAGGTGGCAGTAGTTCAAGTAGTAAGCACAGGGAAGGACATAGCTCAAGCTCCAGTCATTCCAAAGACAAGTCACAGAGCTCATCATCTAGTTCTAGcaaagataaaaaagaaagttCTAGTAAGTCGAGCGGCAGTTCAAgtgacaaacacaaatcaggtaGTAGTTCTGGTGATAAACATAAGTCGAGTAGCAGTTCTGGTGACAAACACAAGTCAAGCAGCAGCTCAAGTGACAGACACAAGTCAAGTAGTAGCTCAGGTGACAAGCACAGATCAAGCAGTAGCTCTGCAGAAAAGCATAGGGATGGTTCCCCTAGCAAACACAAAGAGCATAGagagaaagaaagacaaaaagaagATAAGGAGAACAGAGTAGAGAGGCAGAAAGAATATGATAATATCAAAGAAGAACCCAATGAAGACATCCATAAAGAGACTATGGAAGTAGATATCAAAAGTGAACCAGCATCCCCTGTAAAGATGTCTCCAACTAAAGCTCCTAAGGAAGAAACATTGAGTGATGATGATGAAGATATAGATGTAGATGATGTACCTTTG TCTAAAAGAATAAAACAAGAGAAACCAGTAAAGAGAGAACAACCTGAATCTGATGATGAAGATGATCAGCCACTTTCAGCCAG AATGGAAAGTGCAAAGAAAGTCAAGAAAGAGAAAGATactaaaaaaccaaagaaaaGGAAATCCTCAAATTATGATGATGACTCAGAGGAGGAAAAGCCATTG aaaaagaaaaagaaagtaaaaaatgTAGTTAAACAAGAAATTACATCtccaaagaagaaaaagaagaagggTGAAGAGGAAAAGCAGGAGGTTTGGAAATG GTGGGAGGAGGAAAGAAGAGCAGATGGTGTCAAATGGAACTTTTTAGAACATAAAGGAGTTGTATTCGCCCCTGAATATGAACCCCTTCCTGATGATGTTCATTTTTATTATGATG GAAAGCCAATGAAGCTGAGTGAAGAAGCAGAAGAAGTAGCTACATTTTATGGTAGAATGTTGGATCATGATTACACAACCAGAGATGTCTTTAATAAAAACTTCATGAAGGATTGGACAAAG GTTATgacatcaaaagaaaaagaaaaaatccgAGACTTGAAGAAGTGTGACTTCAAGGAGATTGATGCTTACTTTAAAAGGAAAACTGAGGAGAGGAAAGCTATGACTAAGGAAGAAAAACTG GTGATAAAAAAGAGAAATGAAGAAATTCTATTAGAATATGGTACATGTACTATGGATGGACACAAGGAAAAGATCGGTAATTTCAGAATAGAACCTCCAAGTCTATTCAGAGGTCGTGGTGACCATCCTAAACAGGGCATGTTGAAGAAAAGAGTTTTGCCACGCGATGTCATCATCAATTGCAGCAA AAACTCGGAAATACCAAAACCACCTCCAGGACATAAGTGGAAAGAAGTTCGCCATGACAATACTGTGTCATGGTTGGCTAGCTGGACTGAAAGTATTCAAGGccaaacaaaatatgtcatgttaAATGCAGCTTCTAGACTCAAG GGAGAAAAAGATTGGCAAAAATATGagactgctagaaatttatacaaatgtgtTGACCAGATAAGGGAAGGATACAGAAACGACTGGAAATCTAAAGAGATGAGAATTAGGCAGAGATCTGTAGCCATGTATTTTATTGATAAG cTTGCTTTGAGAGCTGGTAATGAAAAGGAAGAAGGGGAAACAGCAGACACTGTAGGTTGTTGTTCACTTCGTGTGGAACATCTCAAACTCCATGAGAAATATGACGATCAAGAATTTGTGGTGGAGTTTGACTTCCTTGGTAAAGATTCCATCAGATACTATAACAGATTACCAATAGAGAAAAGAGTGTTTAAGAACTTGTCATTGTTTATGGAGAACAAACAGCCAGGAGATGATATATTTGACAGATTAAAT actGGAATTCTGAACAAACATTTACATGACTTGATGGACGGTTTGACAGCCAAAGTCTTCCGTACTTTCAATGCTTCAAAAACATTACAAGAACAGCTTAAATTGTTGACTGATC CTGATGATCCTATTCCTGCTAAATTACTGTCATACAACAGAGCCAATAGAGCTGTCGCTGTATTGTGTAACCATCAACGTGCAGCACCCAAAAACTTTgacaaacaaatggaaaacatgCAGAATAAG ATCACTGCCAAGAAAGATGCCATCAAAGAAGCTAAGAAAGGAGTGAAAGATGCTAAGGCAGATTATAAAGCTATGAAATCAGAAAAGGCTAAACA AAATatagagaaaaagaaaaagacagttGAAAGATTGGAAGAACAACTTACCAAATTAGAAGTGCAGGCTACAGATAAG GATGAGAACAAAGAAATAGCCTTAGGCACTTCCAAACTGAATTACTTGGACCCCAGAATCTCAGTGGCCTG GTGTAAAAAGTGGGAAGTTCCTATAGAGAAAGTTTACAATAAGACCCAGAGAGATAAGTTCCGATGGGCTATAGACATGGCAGATGaaacatttgaattttga